One stretch of Chryseobacterium sp. LJ668 DNA includes these proteins:
- the rpiB gene encoding ribose 5-phosphate isomerase B, producing MKRKIAIAGDHAGFEYKEILKKHLEENFEVQDFGTFSTDSVDYPDFVHPAATSVENGENELGILICGSGNGVQITANKHQKIRCALCWMPEIAALARQHNDANMISIPARFISKEVAIEIANRFLSTDFEGGRHQTRVDKIAFC from the coding sequence ATGAAAAGAAAAATTGCTATTGCCGGAGATCATGCAGGTTTTGAATATAAAGAAATCCTGAAAAAACATCTTGAAGAGAACTTTGAAGTACAGGATTTCGGAACTTTTTCTACCGATAGCGTAGATTACCCGGATTTTGTGCATCCTGCAGCAACCTCTGTTGAAAATGGAGAGAACGAATTAGGAATTTTAATCTGCGGAAGCGGAAACGGGGTTCAGATTACGGCCAACAAGCACCAGAAAATCCGTTGTGCATTATGTTGGATGCCGGAAATTGCAGCATTGGCGAGACAGCACAATGATGCAAATATGATTTCGATTCCTGCAAGATTTATTTCTAAAGAAGTTGCGATAGAAATTGCGAACAGATTTCTTTCTACCGATTTTGAAGGTGGAAGGCATCAGACAAGAGTTGATAAAATAGCATTCTGCTAA